From Arvicanthis niloticus isolate mArvNil1 chromosome 22, mArvNil1.pat.X, whole genome shotgun sequence, the proteins below share one genomic window:
- the Plk5 gene encoding inactive serine/threonine-protein kinase PLK5 isoform X5 yields MEPRSRRRRSRQLVATFLRDPGSGRVYRRGKLIGKGAFSRCYKLTDMSTSAVFALKVVPRGGAGRLRLRGKSLAHVLKVRRTLTEPEVRYYLRGLVSGLRYLHQQRIVHRDLKPSNFFLNKNMEVKIGDLGLAARVGPTGRCHRVLCGTPNFQAPEVVSRNGHSCKSDIWALGCIMYTVLTGTPPFAVAPLSEMYQNIRDGHYLEPTQLSPSARSLIARLLAPDPAERPSLDQLLQDDFFSQGFTPERLPPHSCHTPPVFAFPPPLGRLFRKVAQLLLTQCRPPCPFTSKEASDPEEGTELDHMETGSEEGGALCTEGQIHLLTLGTPPTGLTDPNGSLALQLEVTTRKLFLCLDAGPVGRTATPKCKSEATWRGPKPGLPQTPPGEQRPVLWAPKWVDYSLKYGFGYQLSDGGSGVLFRDGSHMALHPPGGHISYQPDQGTLWTFTLRDVPGPLRAKLAVLRLFACYMQRRMREEGTVPMSATPASPDVCLLSVVADSRAMVMLFSNGTVQVSLKTSQTQLVLSGEGGDFLLTLQEPGGPGMGISYTLDVLRSHGLTLEVRQHLRHALHLLQSV; encoded by the exons GGCCACCTTCCTGCGCGACCCAGGTTCAGGGCGTGTGTACCGGCGCGGGAAGCTGATCGGCAAG GGCGCCTTCAGCCGCTGCTACAAGCTCACGGACATGTCCACCAGCGCTGTGTTCGCTCTTAAGGTGGTGCCGAGGGGCGGAGCGGGGCGGCTGCGCCTGCGCGGGAAG TCCTTGGCTCATGTGCTGAAGGTACGGCGGACCCTGACGGAGCCTGAAGTGCGCTACTACCTTCGGGGCCTGGTCAGTGGCCTGCGCTACCTGCACCAACAGCGCATCGTGCACAGGGACCTGAAACCCA GTAATTTCTTCCTCAACAAGAACATGGAGGTTAAGATAGGTGACCTGGGCCTGGCTGCCCGTGTGGGGCCCACTGGTCGCTGCCACAG GGTGCTCTGTGGAACCCCAAACTTCCAGGCTCCTGAAGTGGTGTCCCGAAATGGACACTCATGCAAATCTGACATCTGGGCTCTGGGGTGCATCAT GTACACAGTGCTGACGGGCACACCACCCTTCGCTGTAGCACCCTTGTCAGAGATGTACCAAAACATCCGTGATGGCCACTACCTTGAGCCTACTCAGTTGTCACCCAGCGCCCGCAGCCTCATTGCGCGGCTCCTGGCCCCTGACCCTGCCGAGCGGCCCAGCCTGGACCAATTACTGCAAGATGATTTCTTTAGTCAG GGCTTCACCCCAGAGCGGCTTCCTCCACATTCCTGCCACACCCCGCCCGTGTTTGCCTTTCCCCCACCTCTGGGAAGGTTGTTTCGGAAGGTGGCCCAGCTCCTGCTGACCCAGTGCCGGCCACCTT GTCCCTTTACCTCAAAAGAGGCCTCAGACCCTGAAGAGGGCACAGAGCTGGACCACATGGAGACTGGCAGTGAG GAAGGGGGTGCTCTCTGCACCGAGGGCCAAATCCACCTTCTCACTCTTGGGACTCCTCCGACTGGCCTGACAG ACCCAAATGGGAGCTTGGCCCTGCAGCTGGAGGTGACAACCAGAAAACTGTTCCTCTGCTTGGACGCAGGACCTGTGGGTAGGACAGCAACCCCAAAATGCAAGTCTGAGGCAACCTGGAGGGGCCCTAAACCAGGCTTACCCCA GACCCCCCCAGGGGAGCAGCGGCCTGTTCTCTGGGCTCCCAAGTGGGTGGATTACTCCCTCAAGTATGGCTTTGGCTACCAGCTGTCGGATGGGGGCAGTGGCGTGCTGTTTCGGGATGGCTCCCACATGGCCCTGCACCCCCCAGGAGG CCATATCTCCTACCAACCTGACCAAGGGACTCTGTGGACCTTCACACTGAGGGATGTCCCCGGCCCACTTCGTGCCAAGCTGGCTGTCCTACGGCTCTTTGCCTGCTACATGCAGCGGCGAATGCGGGAG GAGGGGACTGTGCCCATGTCTGCCACACCTGCCTCTCCTGACGTCTGTCTGCTGAGTGTCGTTGCTGACTCCCGAGCTATGGTCATGCTGTTTAGCAATGGGACAGTGCAG GTCAGCCTCAAAACCTCCCAAACCCAGCTGGTGCTGAGTGGGGAAGGCGGGGACTTTCTGCTCACCCTCCAGGAGCCGGGGGGACCCGGTATGGGCATCTCCTACACACTTGATGTCCTGAGGAGTCATGGCCTCACCCTTGAGGTCCGCCAGCACCTGCGCCATGCACTGCATCTGCTACAGAGTGTCTAA
- the Plk5 gene encoding inactive serine/threonine-protein kinase PLK5 isoform X4: MEPRSRRRRSRQLVATFLRDPGSGRVYRRGKLIGKGAFSRCYKLTDMSTSAVFALKVVPRGGAGRLRLRGKVEREIALHSRLRHRNIVAFHAHFADRDHVYMVLEYCSRQSLAHVLKVRRTLTEPEVRYYLRGLVSGLRYLHQQRIVHRDLKPSNFFLNKNMEVKIGDLGLAARVGPTGRCHRVLCGTPNFQAPEVVSRNGHSCKSDIWALGCIMYTVLTGTPPFAVAPLSEMYQNIRDGHYLEPTQLSPSARSLIARLLAPDPAERPSLDQLLQDDFFSQGFTPERLPPHSCHTPPVFAFPPPLGRLFRKVAQLLLTQCRPPCPFTSKEASDPEEGTELDHMETGSEEGGALCTEGQIHLLTLGTPPTGLTDPNGSLALQLEVTTRKLFLCLDAGPVGRTATPKCKSEATWRGPKPGLPQTPPGEQRPVLWAPKWVDYSLKYGFGYQLSDGGSGVLFRDGSHMALHPPGGHISYQPDQGTLWTFTLRDVPGPLRAKLAVLRLFACYMQRRMREEGTVPMSATPASPDVCLLSVVADSRAMVMLFSNGTVQVSLKTSQTQLVLSGEGGDFLLTLQEPGGPGMGISYTLDVLRSHGLTLEVRQHLRHALHLLQSV, translated from the exons GGCCACCTTCCTGCGCGACCCAGGTTCAGGGCGTGTGTACCGGCGCGGGAAGCTGATCGGCAAG GGCGCCTTCAGCCGCTGCTACAAGCTCACGGACATGTCCACCAGCGCTGTGTTCGCTCTTAAGGTGGTGCCGAGGGGCGGAGCGGGGCGGCTGCGCCTGCGCGGGAAG GTGGAGCGTGAGATCGCCCTGCACAGCCGCCTGCGCCACCGCAACATCGTGGCCTTCCACGCACACTTTGCTGACCGCGACCATGTGTACATGGTGCTGGAGTACTGTAGCCGCCAG TCCTTGGCTCATGTGCTGAAGGTACGGCGGACCCTGACGGAGCCTGAAGTGCGCTACTACCTTCGGGGCCTGGTCAGTGGCCTGCGCTACCTGCACCAACAGCGCATCGTGCACAGGGACCTGAAACCCA GTAATTTCTTCCTCAACAAGAACATGGAGGTTAAGATAGGTGACCTGGGCCTGGCTGCCCGTGTGGGGCCCACTGGTCGCTGCCACAG GGTGCTCTGTGGAACCCCAAACTTCCAGGCTCCTGAAGTGGTGTCCCGAAATGGACACTCATGCAAATCTGACATCTGGGCTCTGGGGTGCATCAT GTACACAGTGCTGACGGGCACACCACCCTTCGCTGTAGCACCCTTGTCAGAGATGTACCAAAACATCCGTGATGGCCACTACCTTGAGCCTACTCAGTTGTCACCCAGCGCCCGCAGCCTCATTGCGCGGCTCCTGGCCCCTGACCCTGCCGAGCGGCCCAGCCTGGACCAATTACTGCAAGATGATTTCTTTAGTCAG GGCTTCACCCCAGAGCGGCTTCCTCCACATTCCTGCCACACCCCGCCCGTGTTTGCCTTTCCCCCACCTCTGGGAAGGTTGTTTCGGAAGGTGGCCCAGCTCCTGCTGACCCAGTGCCGGCCACCTT GTCCCTTTACCTCAAAAGAGGCCTCAGACCCTGAAGAGGGCACAGAGCTGGACCACATGGAGACTGGCAGTGAG GAAGGGGGTGCTCTCTGCACCGAGGGCCAAATCCACCTTCTCACTCTTGGGACTCCTCCGACTGGCCTGACAG ACCCAAATGGGAGCTTGGCCCTGCAGCTGGAGGTGACAACCAGAAAACTGTTCCTCTGCTTGGACGCAGGACCTGTGGGTAGGACAGCAACCCCAAAATGCAAGTCTGAGGCAACCTGGAGGGGCCCTAAACCAGGCTTACCCCA GACCCCCCCAGGGGAGCAGCGGCCTGTTCTCTGGGCTCCCAAGTGGGTGGATTACTCCCTCAAGTATGGCTTTGGCTACCAGCTGTCGGATGGGGGCAGTGGCGTGCTGTTTCGGGATGGCTCCCACATGGCCCTGCACCCCCCAGGAGG CCATATCTCCTACCAACCTGACCAAGGGACTCTGTGGACCTTCACACTGAGGGATGTCCCCGGCCCACTTCGTGCCAAGCTGGCTGTCCTACGGCTCTTTGCCTGCTACATGCAGCGGCGAATGCGGGAG GAGGGGACTGTGCCCATGTCTGCCACACCTGCCTCTCCTGACGTCTGTCTGCTGAGTGTCGTTGCTGACTCCCGAGCTATGGTCATGCTGTTTAGCAATGGGACAGTGCAG GTCAGCCTCAAAACCTCCCAAACCCAGCTGGTGCTGAGTGGGGAAGGCGGGGACTTTCTGCTCACCCTCCAGGAGCCGGGGGGACCCGGTATGGGCATCTCCTACACACTTGATGTCCTGAGGAGTCATGGCCTCACCCTTGAGGTCCGCCAGCACCTGCGCCATGCACTGCATCTGCTACAGAGTGTCTAA
- the Plk5 gene encoding inactive serine/threonine-protein kinase PLK5 isoform X1: protein MEPRSRRRRSRQLVATFLRDPGSGRVYRRGKLIGKGAFSRCYKLTDMSTSAVFALKVVPRGGAGRLRLRGKVEREIALHSRLRHRNIVAFHAHFADRDHVYMVLEYCSRQSLAHVLKVRRTLTEPEVRYYLRGLVSGLRYLHQQRIVHRDLKPSNFFLNKNMEVKIGDLGLAARVGPTGRCHRVLCGTPNFQAPEVVSRNGHSCKSDIWALGCIMYTVLTGTPPFAVAPLSEMYQNIRDGHYLEPTQLSPSARSLIARLLAPDPAERPSLDQLLQDDFFSQGFTPERLPPHSCHTPPVFAFPPPLGRLFRKVAQLLLTQCRPPCPFTSKEASDPEEGTELDHMETGSEEGGALCTEGQIHLLTLGTPPTGLTDPNGSLALQLEVTTRKLFLCLDAGPVGRTATPKSAQDPPRGAAACSLGSQVGGLLPQVWLWLPAVGWGQWRAVSGWLPHGPAPPRREGTVPMSATPASPDVCLLSVVADSRAMVMLFSNGTVQVSLKTSQTQLVLSGEGGDFLLTLQEPGGPGMGISYTLDVLRSHGLTLEVRQHLRHALHLLQSV from the exons GGCCACCTTCCTGCGCGACCCAGGTTCAGGGCGTGTGTACCGGCGCGGGAAGCTGATCGGCAAG GGCGCCTTCAGCCGCTGCTACAAGCTCACGGACATGTCCACCAGCGCTGTGTTCGCTCTTAAGGTGGTGCCGAGGGGCGGAGCGGGGCGGCTGCGCCTGCGCGGGAAG GTGGAGCGTGAGATCGCCCTGCACAGCCGCCTGCGCCACCGCAACATCGTGGCCTTCCACGCACACTTTGCTGACCGCGACCATGTGTACATGGTGCTGGAGTACTGTAGCCGCCAG TCCTTGGCTCATGTGCTGAAGGTACGGCGGACCCTGACGGAGCCTGAAGTGCGCTACTACCTTCGGGGCCTGGTCAGTGGCCTGCGCTACCTGCACCAACAGCGCATCGTGCACAGGGACCTGAAACCCA GTAATTTCTTCCTCAACAAGAACATGGAGGTTAAGATAGGTGACCTGGGCCTGGCTGCCCGTGTGGGGCCCACTGGTCGCTGCCACAG GGTGCTCTGTGGAACCCCAAACTTCCAGGCTCCTGAAGTGGTGTCCCGAAATGGACACTCATGCAAATCTGACATCTGGGCTCTGGGGTGCATCAT GTACACAGTGCTGACGGGCACACCACCCTTCGCTGTAGCACCCTTGTCAGAGATGTACCAAAACATCCGTGATGGCCACTACCTTGAGCCTACTCAGTTGTCACCCAGCGCCCGCAGCCTCATTGCGCGGCTCCTGGCCCCTGACCCTGCCGAGCGGCCCAGCCTGGACCAATTACTGCAAGATGATTTCTTTAGTCAG GGCTTCACCCCAGAGCGGCTTCCTCCACATTCCTGCCACACCCCGCCCGTGTTTGCCTTTCCCCCACCTCTGGGAAGGTTGTTTCGGAAGGTGGCCCAGCTCCTGCTGACCCAGTGCCGGCCACCTT GTCCCTTTACCTCAAAAGAGGCCTCAGACCCTGAAGAGGGCACAGAGCTGGACCACATGGAGACTGGCAGTGAG GAAGGGGGTGCTCTCTGCACCGAGGGCCAAATCCACCTTCTCACTCTTGGGACTCCTCCGACTGGCCTGACAG ACCCAAATGGGAGCTTGGCCCTGCAGCTGGAGGTGACAACCAGAAAACTGTTCCTCTGCTTGGACGCAGGACCTGTGGGTAGGACAGCAACCCCAAAAT CTGCGCAGGACCCCCCCAGGGGAGCAGCGGCCTGTTCTCTGGGCTCCCAAGTGGGTGGATTACTCCCTCAAGTATGGCTTTGGCTACCAGCTGTCGGATGGGGGCAGTGGCGTGCTGTTTCGGGATGGCTCCCACATGGCCCTGCACCCCCCAGGAGG GAGGGGACTGTGCCCATGTCTGCCACACCTGCCTCTCCTGACGTCTGTCTGCTGAGTGTCGTTGCTGACTCCCGAGCTATGGTCATGCTGTTTAGCAATGGGACAGTGCAG GTCAGCCTCAAAACCTCCCAAACCCAGCTGGTGCTGAGTGGGGAAGGCGGGGACTTTCTGCTCACCCTCCAGGAGCCGGGGGGACCCGGTATGGGCATCTCCTACACACTTGATGTCCTGAGGAGTCATGGCCTCACCCTTGAGGTCCGCCAGCACCTGCGCCATGCACTGCATCTGCTACAGAGTGTCTAA
- the Plk5 gene encoding inactive serine/threonine-protein kinase PLK5 isoform X2, whose protein sequence is MEPRSRRRRSRQLVATFLRDPGSGRVYRRGKLIGKGAFSRCYKLTDMSTSAVFALKVVPRGGAGRLRLRGKVEREIALHSRLRHRNIVAFHAHFADRDHVYMVLEYCSRQSLAHVLKVRRTLTEPEVRYYLRGLVSGLRYLHQQRIVHRDLKPSNFFLNKNMEVKIGDLGLAARVGPTGRCHRVLCGTPNFQAPEVVSRNGHSCKSDIWALGCIMYTVLTGTPPFAVAPLSEMYQNIRDGHYLEPTQLSPSARSLIARLLAPDPAERPSLDQLLQDDFFSQGFTPERLPPHSCHTPPVFAFPPPLGRLFRKVAQLLLTQCRPPCPFTSKEASDPEEGTELDHMETGSEEGGALCTEGQIHLLTLGTPPTGLTDPNGSLALQLEVTTRKLFLCLDAGPVAAQDPPRGAAACSLGSQVGGLLPQVWLWLPAVGWGQWRAVSGWLPHGPAPPRREGTVPMSATPASPDVCLLSVVADSRAMVMLFSNGTVQVSLKTSQTQLVLSGEGGDFLLTLQEPGGPGMGISYTLDVLRSHGLTLEVRQHLRHALHLLQSV, encoded by the exons GGCCACCTTCCTGCGCGACCCAGGTTCAGGGCGTGTGTACCGGCGCGGGAAGCTGATCGGCAAG GGCGCCTTCAGCCGCTGCTACAAGCTCACGGACATGTCCACCAGCGCTGTGTTCGCTCTTAAGGTGGTGCCGAGGGGCGGAGCGGGGCGGCTGCGCCTGCGCGGGAAG GTGGAGCGTGAGATCGCCCTGCACAGCCGCCTGCGCCACCGCAACATCGTGGCCTTCCACGCACACTTTGCTGACCGCGACCATGTGTACATGGTGCTGGAGTACTGTAGCCGCCAG TCCTTGGCTCATGTGCTGAAGGTACGGCGGACCCTGACGGAGCCTGAAGTGCGCTACTACCTTCGGGGCCTGGTCAGTGGCCTGCGCTACCTGCACCAACAGCGCATCGTGCACAGGGACCTGAAACCCA GTAATTTCTTCCTCAACAAGAACATGGAGGTTAAGATAGGTGACCTGGGCCTGGCTGCCCGTGTGGGGCCCACTGGTCGCTGCCACAG GGTGCTCTGTGGAACCCCAAACTTCCAGGCTCCTGAAGTGGTGTCCCGAAATGGACACTCATGCAAATCTGACATCTGGGCTCTGGGGTGCATCAT GTACACAGTGCTGACGGGCACACCACCCTTCGCTGTAGCACCCTTGTCAGAGATGTACCAAAACATCCGTGATGGCCACTACCTTGAGCCTACTCAGTTGTCACCCAGCGCCCGCAGCCTCATTGCGCGGCTCCTGGCCCCTGACCCTGCCGAGCGGCCCAGCCTGGACCAATTACTGCAAGATGATTTCTTTAGTCAG GGCTTCACCCCAGAGCGGCTTCCTCCACATTCCTGCCACACCCCGCCCGTGTTTGCCTTTCCCCCACCTCTGGGAAGGTTGTTTCGGAAGGTGGCCCAGCTCCTGCTGACCCAGTGCCGGCCACCTT GTCCCTTTACCTCAAAAGAGGCCTCAGACCCTGAAGAGGGCACAGAGCTGGACCACATGGAGACTGGCAGTGAG GAAGGGGGTGCTCTCTGCACCGAGGGCCAAATCCACCTTCTCACTCTTGGGACTCCTCCGACTGGCCTGACAG ACCCAAATGGGAGCTTGGCCCTGCAGCTGGAGGTGACAACCAGAAAACTGTTCCTCTGCTTGGACGCAGGACCTGTGG CTGCGCAGGACCCCCCCAGGGGAGCAGCGGCCTGTTCTCTGGGCTCCCAAGTGGGTGGATTACTCCCTCAAGTATGGCTTTGGCTACCAGCTGTCGGATGGGGGCAGTGGCGTGCTGTTTCGGGATGGCTCCCACATGGCCCTGCACCCCCCAGGAGG GAGGGGACTGTGCCCATGTCTGCCACACCTGCCTCTCCTGACGTCTGTCTGCTGAGTGTCGTTGCTGACTCCCGAGCTATGGTCATGCTGTTTAGCAATGGGACAGTGCAG GTCAGCCTCAAAACCTCCCAAACCCAGCTGGTGCTGAGTGGGGAAGGCGGGGACTTTCTGCTCACCCTCCAGGAGCCGGGGGGACCCGGTATGGGCATCTCCTACACACTTGATGTCCTGAGGAGTCATGGCCTCACCCTTGAGGTCCGCCAGCACCTGCGCCATGCACTGCATCTGCTACAGAGTGTCTAA
- the Mex3d gene encoding RNA-binding protein MEX3D — protein MPGSTGQPDAGGAGTGTTAGDPGHPHPALAGAEDAAPRPPPEPDDAAAALRLALDQLSALGLGGAHPGDEGMATRSADGATERGEDEPAPPDELEAAVAPPVTGAPSMGVGPSMAVAPSVTCAPSMALAPSVTSAPSMALAPSVTCAPCMAVAPSVTVAPSMTLTPSVTLAPTMAVASSVAPGGLPLLDPDVSPRPSPPDVFASFAPHPAALGPSTLLAEQLNVIGSRKKSVNMTECVPVPSSEHVAEIVGRQGCKIKALRAKTNTYIKTPVRGEEPVFIVTGRKEDVEMAKREILSAAEHFSLIRATRSKAGGLSGATPGPPNLPGQTTIQVRVPYRVVGLVVGPKGATIKRIQQRTHTYIVTPGRDKEPVFAVTGMPENVDRAREEIEAHITLRTGAFTDAGPDSDFHANGTDVCLDLLGAAASLWAKAPHPGRRPPAATGGLRGDNALGAASTPEPFYVGSRGGPPLPDPSPSSPYGGSGNGGFTFGGDGPGAPTGTATPEDCDFGFDFLALDLTVPATATIWAPFERAAPLPAFSGCPAVNGAPTQPNTGTRRSSGGGGAATTPRHSPTLPEPGGLSLELPLARRSVPDPVGAVPWRPPQSALPPFSGSTTFSTTPSLPNTTPASSTLDTVPSEGNHKPSTTAANSSASAAAPGPPAAALARECVVCSEGEAMAALVPCGHNLFCMDCAVRICGKSEPECPACRTPATQAIHIFS, from the exons ATGCCGGGCTCCACCGGGCAGCCCGACGCGGGCGGCGCGGGTACCGGGACCACCGCCGGCGACCCCGGGCACCCGCACCCTGCACTCGCGGGAGCCGAGGATGCCGCGCCCCGGCCGCCACCCGAGCCCGACGACGCCGCCGCTGCGCTGCGCCTGGCGCTGGACCAGCTGTCCGCGCTCGGGCTGGGGGGCGCGCACCCCGGAGATGAGGGGATGGCGACACGCAGCGCGGACGGGGCGACGGAACGCGGAGAGGATGAGCCCGCGCCCCCCGACGAGCTCGAGGCGGCCGTGGCGCCCCCGGTGACTGGTGCGCCTTCGATGGGCGTGGGACCCTCGATGGCCGTGGCACCCTCGGTGACTTGTGCACCCTCGATGGCCCTGGCACCCTCGGTGACCAGTGCACCCTCGATGGCCCTGGCACCCTCGGTGACTTGTGCACCCTGCATGGCTGTGGCACCCTCGGTGACCGTGGCACCCTCGATGACACTGACACCCTCGGTGACCCTGGCACCCACGATGGCCGTGGCTTCCTCGGTGGCCCCCGGCGGGCTGCCTCTTCTGGACCCCGACGTGAGTCCCCGGCCATCTCCCCCAGACGTTTTCGCCAGCTTCGCGCCACACCCGGCTGCCCTGGGTCCCTCGACGCTGCTGGCTGAGCAGTTGAACGTGATCGGCAGTCGCAAAAAAAGCGTGAACATGACCGAGTGTGTGCCGGTGCCCAGCTCGGAGCATGTCGCGGAGATCGTGGGTCGTCAGG GGTGCAAGATCAAGGCCCTGCGTGCCAAGACCAATACCTACATCAAGACTCCGGTGCGCGGGGAGGAGCCGGTCTTCATCGTGACCGGGCGCAAGGAAGATGTGGAGATGGCCAAGCGGGAGATCCTGTCGGCTGCTGAGCACTTCTCGCTAATCCGAGCCACACGTAGCAAGGCGGGCGGGCTGTCGGGGGCCACTCCAGGCCCCCCCAACCTGCCGGGCCAGACCACCATCCAGGTGCGTGTGCCCTACCGTGTGGTGGGGCTTGTGGTGGGGCCCAAGGGCGCCACCATCAAACGGATCCAGCAAAGGACGCACACGTACATCGTGACTCCCGGGCGTGACAAGGAGCCAGTGTTCGCTGTGACCGGGATGCCAGAGAACGTGGACCGTGCGCGGGAGGAGATTGAGGCCCACATCACACTACGCACCGGGGCTTTCACTGATGCGGGCCCGGACAGTGACTTCCACGCCAATGGTACCGACGTGTGTCTAGACCTGCTGGGAGCTGCAGCCAGCCTCTGGGCCAAGGCCCCCCACCCAGGACGGAGGCCCCCCGCAGCCACCGGCGGGCTTCGAGGGGATAATGCCCTGGGCGCAGCCAGCACCCCTGAACCCTTCTATGTGGGCAGCCGTGGAGGGCCACCATTGCCGGACCCAAGCCCCAGCAGCCCCTATGGGGGCTCGGGCAACGGGGGCTTCACATTTGGTGGGGACGGTCCCGGTGCTCCAACGGGGACAGCCACCCCAGAGGACTGTGACTTTGGTTTTGACTTCCTGGCGCTAGACCTGACCGTGCCTGCCACGGCTACCATTTGGGCGCCCTTCGAGAGAGCTGCACCCCTGCCAGCCTTCAGCGGCTGCCCCGCAGTTAATGGAGCACCCACACAACCCAACACAGGCACACGgcgcagcagcggcggcggcggggccGCCACCACGCCACGCCACTCACCCACGCTGCCCGAGCCAGGAGGACTGAGCCTGGAGCTGCCACTGGCACGTCGAAGTGTCCCAGATCCAGTGGGTGCGGTGCCTTGGCGACCCCCGCAGAGTGCACTGCCTCCCTTCTCTGGCAGCACCACCTTCTCCACTACCCCCTCTCTGCCCAATACAACCCCGGCGTCCTCCACACTGGACACTGTCCCCTCGGAGGGCAACCACAAGCCATCTACCACAGCAGCGAACTCCTCTGCGTCTGCTGCCGCCCCTGGCCCACCCGCGGCAGCCTTGGCCCGAGAGTGCGTGGTGTGCTCTGAAGGCGAGGCCATGGCTGCGTTGGTCCCCTGTGGCCACAACCTCTTCTGCATGGATTGCGCTGTCCGCATCTGCGGGAAGAGTGAACCAGAGTGTCCCGCCTGCCGCACGCCGGCTACCCAAGCCATTCATATCTTTTCCTAG
- the Plk5 gene encoding inactive serine/threonine-protein kinase PLK5 isoform X3, translating to MEPRSRRRRSRQLVATFLRDPGSGRVYRRGKLIGKGAFSRCYKLTDMSTSAVFALKVVPRGGAGRLRLRGKSLAHVLKVRRTLTEPEVRYYLRGLVSGLRYLHQQRIVHRDLKPSNFFLNKNMEVKIGDLGLAARVGPTGRCHRVLCGTPNFQAPEVVSRNGHSCKSDIWALGCIMYTVLTGTPPFAVAPLSEMYQNIRDGHYLEPTQLSPSARSLIARLLAPDPAERPSLDQLLQDDFFSQGFTPERLPPHSCHTPPVFAFPPPLGRLFRKVAQLLLTQCRPPCPFTSKEASDPEEGTELDHMETGSEEGGALCTEGQIHLLTLGTPPTGLTDPNGSLALQLEVTTRKLFLCLDAGPVGRTATPKSAQDPPRGAAACSLGSQVGGLLPQVWLWLPAVGWGQWRAVSGWLPHGPAPPRREGTVPMSATPASPDVCLLSVVADSRAMVMLFSNGTVQVSLKTSQTQLVLSGEGGDFLLTLQEPGGPGMGISYTLDVLRSHGLTLEVRQHLRHALHLLQSV from the exons GGCCACCTTCCTGCGCGACCCAGGTTCAGGGCGTGTGTACCGGCGCGGGAAGCTGATCGGCAAG GGCGCCTTCAGCCGCTGCTACAAGCTCACGGACATGTCCACCAGCGCTGTGTTCGCTCTTAAGGTGGTGCCGAGGGGCGGAGCGGGGCGGCTGCGCCTGCGCGGGAAG TCCTTGGCTCATGTGCTGAAGGTACGGCGGACCCTGACGGAGCCTGAAGTGCGCTACTACCTTCGGGGCCTGGTCAGTGGCCTGCGCTACCTGCACCAACAGCGCATCGTGCACAGGGACCTGAAACCCA GTAATTTCTTCCTCAACAAGAACATGGAGGTTAAGATAGGTGACCTGGGCCTGGCTGCCCGTGTGGGGCCCACTGGTCGCTGCCACAG GGTGCTCTGTGGAACCCCAAACTTCCAGGCTCCTGAAGTGGTGTCCCGAAATGGACACTCATGCAAATCTGACATCTGGGCTCTGGGGTGCATCAT GTACACAGTGCTGACGGGCACACCACCCTTCGCTGTAGCACCCTTGTCAGAGATGTACCAAAACATCCGTGATGGCCACTACCTTGAGCCTACTCAGTTGTCACCCAGCGCCCGCAGCCTCATTGCGCGGCTCCTGGCCCCTGACCCTGCCGAGCGGCCCAGCCTGGACCAATTACTGCAAGATGATTTCTTTAGTCAG GGCTTCACCCCAGAGCGGCTTCCTCCACATTCCTGCCACACCCCGCCCGTGTTTGCCTTTCCCCCACCTCTGGGAAGGTTGTTTCGGAAGGTGGCCCAGCTCCTGCTGACCCAGTGCCGGCCACCTT GTCCCTTTACCTCAAAAGAGGCCTCAGACCCTGAAGAGGGCACAGAGCTGGACCACATGGAGACTGGCAGTGAG GAAGGGGGTGCTCTCTGCACCGAGGGCCAAATCCACCTTCTCACTCTTGGGACTCCTCCGACTGGCCTGACAG ACCCAAATGGGAGCTTGGCCCTGCAGCTGGAGGTGACAACCAGAAAACTGTTCCTCTGCTTGGACGCAGGACCTGTGGGTAGGACAGCAACCCCAAAAT CTGCGCAGGACCCCCCCAGGGGAGCAGCGGCCTGTTCTCTGGGCTCCCAAGTGGGTGGATTACTCCCTCAAGTATGGCTTTGGCTACCAGCTGTCGGATGGGGGCAGTGGCGTGCTGTTTCGGGATGGCTCCCACATGGCCCTGCACCCCCCAGGAGG GAGGGGACTGTGCCCATGTCTGCCACACCTGCCTCTCCTGACGTCTGTCTGCTGAGTGTCGTTGCTGACTCCCGAGCTATGGTCATGCTGTTTAGCAATGGGACAGTGCAG GTCAGCCTCAAAACCTCCCAAACCCAGCTGGTGCTGAGTGGGGAAGGCGGGGACTTTCTGCTCACCCTCCAGGAGCCGGGGGGACCCGGTATGGGCATCTCCTACACACTTGATGTCCTGAGGAGTCATGGCCTCACCCTTGAGGTCCGCCAGCACCTGCGCCATGCACTGCATCTGCTACAGAGTGTCTAA